Part of the Quercus robur chromosome 5, dhQueRobu3.1, whole genome shotgun sequence genome, AATACATGTCCGATGATAAtacaaaattgtaaaaagaaaaaactaaacaatAGTACAGTTTAGTATGTAGGAATAAAAGGTTAGGGGTGAAAAAAGCATGGGTTTAGTGGTGAAGAATCAGAGAAGTATTACATGTTTAGGGGTAAAATAACAGGAAAGTAACTCTCACCCTCATTCAACAATTATAACAATTACAAATTTGAAAAGAGAAACAGCAATTGGCCCCAAATTACGTAACAATGTAAAATTTTAGTGTATACTTTCATCATATTGTGCATTTGATATGTATTTTGAATTGGAAGATGAACTATatattcataatttcatatGCACACAAAAATGAGGCGACTGATTGTTTAGTCACTGTGCTATGGGACTGGCCCACAAAGATTGATTTTGTAGTTGTCTTTATTTTCCTCTTAACTTGTTGGcttgaaaaaaatattgatgtctCTTAGTAGTTCTTACAatattacaaagaaaaaaaaaatgctaaattgtaaattatatcTTCTAATTTTGAACAGTTTTCGAATCAGctctttaaatttaaattattttagtttggCTCCTACATTTGATTCTTCAAAAAGATATAGTTTAGTATTTTTCACAACCTCAATTGAAAAGTACCAGAAttgtaatattatatatttatttattctaaaaataataataataaatttgattttttatattctatatTCTTTCACCACTTTCCTAGCAACCAAACAATGCGTAAAGCATCTAGTCCACAAAAATCCAGACCTAAAAGATTCATAAAACCCACCAGCAGTATGATAAATACAACTCAAAAGTATGGTaattcacaaaaagaaaaatataggtCTCTacttgtttagttgttttactattgaagataaaaaatttgcaaaatgaaaagagagagagagaagagggaaaAATGTGTTGGAATAGGTGTCAATTAAGGGCCGACACCATAAACTGTGATTGACTATGGTGAATTTGGATAGTCGAAACTTGGGTCATAATAGGTCGTAAGTTAGGTTGTGACGACGATATGGATTGTGATAGGGTCTTGCACAAATTGGactgaaataaaataaatttaaacgtAAAATACTAAATTGCAAATTTAAAATACtagataatataaattttaatttaataaaaaataaagataaataatggAAAAGATATTTCATTTATTCCAAGATAGTCTTTTCCATGTTCAGAACTTTAGATGTGATAGCCCATAGCTAGATTCCACAATTCAATTTGCAAATTTCTTGATGTTCAAGGGAATTGTATATTATGTTCCGATCCTCCAACCCTGTGCAAGTGCttctttttcaacttttctttGCTCTTACGACTTGCTACTTTTgtaaaacaactttgaaaatatttataaatattaattacatCACTTaagaaattttgttatattaatatttaaattgaagtagaaacaatttaaacttgctattaaaaaaacaacttaaattttatagATGACATAATTATTTAACTCAGATCATCTTGATATTTTATAAGTACGGAAAGATAGAAAAAGGCAATATAGTCTAGTggtaaaattttcaagaaatatattaaataaaaagttattaagtaGTATAACATGGACAAAAGTTACATTAACACACACATGGCCAAAATCTTGAATATAATCTTTTACATtaatacatacacatacatgcTCAAAATCTTAAACCTATgacccaacaatctccccctcacATATTAGTAATTATCTTTTTGTGAGTTTCATTACCTAACTCTTTTTGAGTAAAAAACATGTCCTACTAGCGCCTAGTTACATGCGAGCCTTTTCTCTTGCTAACCATCAATAAGAACCATGTGTTAGTCCCACATGCGCATCCATGGAAACTCTATACATGCACGACAATCTAGCGTCGTTGATCTATCTAGCCTTTTCCCTTACTAACCCTCATGCTGCATCATTCTTCTTTGATCTATCTAGTGTCGTTGGCAATTAATGCTAAGCATTTTTCCAAGATCATTGGTATGAGCTTTTGCAAGCTTGCCTTGTCTGTTGTTTCTTGCATACTTGTATGGGATTCAAGTTCAAGCACCCTCTTTTGCTCAAACCTCAAAAGGGATCTTGAGAACATTTAATTTTCAACCTTACTAAACACCTTTGTTAGTTTTgatatctttttttataaatataacaCCTTCAAGAGACTCCATTAAGATCTTAATAAAGGAAAATAGGTTATCTCTCCACACTACAAGTATTTTGGAATTTACCGGGTCAACAATAACTgttatttttataggaaaaaccgaaaaagttgaaagaaaatgagaaatctCATAGTTGATCAATGCGTGACGTGTTACAAGATCTAGAGGAGTATACATCGATAAAACATAGCTTGAACATCGTTATATGCAAGGTACTGACCAAGACACAAATCAAGAGGATAGTCCATagttcctataaaaaaaaaaacaaagaatgaaaGAGGACAGTCCATAGTCTAACCTTTGAAACGTAATCTTTACTTCAATCTCTCTAAATTAATCGAAATTCTCATATGACACATACATGGTTCCTGCCCAAGACCAAGCAAGTCCAATTATTCATACCAGGGTGTAAAGTTTAAGCTACTGGTAAACTTTGTCAATCACCATATATAGTCTAATTTGCCTTCTTCATCCAAGACATTTAGACTCCAATATTTGGTTTCGAGCTATTTGGATCAAAATATTCCTATCCCTTGGAGTTATCAAACCCCATGATCGAGTAGGGATCATAGAGACTCTTTCTCTGATGGACCATGTCGGCTAGGCAGACATATATGCCTTATTGGTGTCGGAGTTTGGTCCATGCACATATCGATTtgaagtttctttcttttcatttatatGATAACAAAAAATTCTCTTCAAGTTTTTTAACCATCTATTATTACTTTTCGACAAGAATCTTCCAATTTTGGTATTTACTTCTTTACAAATCAAGAAGAGCAATTTTTTAAGGAGATTAATATAAGGTCCTTTCGATGGGGTGAACTGACCTTTGGTTCCCcatgttaaattatatttataatggccaatgtttttttgtttctcattttaTGTGACTATCACGCGCCTAAATCGCCGCGTAGAGGAGCCACACGATTAGAATATAGAGACGTAACCTACTACATACTCTTTTACAATCATACATATTTGGACCATCAAGTACCAAATGGTCCTAAATATTCAGGTTTATCTAAGGTGCTATGCAATATAGTAATCAACAAAGAATTCAACCCGTTTgattaacaaaaagaaaggtACATTATTCGTCTCAAAACATGACGTGGCAGTCAGATCAAACACCATCATCATCATACCATATCCCTTTATTTATAAGGAACAAGAATtttcccaattaaaaaaattttaaaaatctatatatgaaaaaacaaaagtactactatgagagaatgagaaaaagatagcaattttatataaaaaaaaaaaaaaaaaaaaaaaaaatcaaagttaaaGGAAAAGAGAATTTGATTCAAAATGCTCTCTCATTTGTCCAATCATCTCATTGAAATGTCAACCTGAttctggtaaaaaaaaaaaaaaattcccactcTTGTACCCTCTCCAAACCGTTTCATATATAAATTCTTACTCCTATAAAAGAATTCAGCTATATATGCTTCACTTAGATATAGACAAAGAAACATAGAGAGAGTTCCAACTTCCAAGACACAAAGAAGAGGAACAGAAGAAGAGTTAACATATAGTACTACTACTAAGATTTCTTTTGGTCATGGCAGAGGAATTTCAGACTGGGATTTGTGGAGGCAACTGGTGGATGAATCCATCTAGAAGCACTTTCACAGGAAGCTCATCGCCATGTTCCATGGCACTCAATGACACTGGAAGCTATGCATGGTCTGATATGGTGGACATGAAGGGAAGGCCATGTGAGGAAACTAATTCAGTCTCTGATAGCTCCATAGTTTTCCAAGATGTTCAGAAGCCTCAACAACAGGCTGATTCAGGCAGTGGCTGTGGCAGTAGTAGTATCTTGATTGATTCCACACTTCAAATGATGGGTTTTGGCCTTTCATCATCTTCAACAACATCCGATTGGAGTCAAGCTTTGCTGTAAGTTACTTAATTTGATGCTAATTTGATTAATATATAACCACTCACAGAGTTTTGTGTATCACAAAGCTCGCTAGCTAGGTCCATATGATAATTGTGATGTTGTtagatttttaatataaaattttgtcatAGTTAGTACAAATCCTACATGACCTTACTAAAGCTTCCACTAAGGAGTAAAAAGTTGAGTACTTGTTAccttttctttgttgttttcatTTGGAAAAAGAAGTCAATCTGATCAATATTGAACTTTTGAAAATctagggaaaaaataaaagacaacttATATGTTTGTGGGAAAGAAATTCTATATGAATCTTATTCTTTCATCCTTATCTTATTACAGTCGGAATAGTGGAAGAGCTGAGAGCAATTATAATTCTATGCTTCAAGAAGAAATGAATTCAAGGTTGAATTACCAACAAGAAAGAGGAGTAGATTCTACTCAAATCCAAAAGAATTGGAGCCCAAAAAACCTCTCTAATGGAGGTGATCAACAAGATAATTCATCCATCACTGCTTTTAAGTCATCTGTAAGTCAAGACTTTTCATTGGACACTGTCAGTAGCTCTACAGGCAACTGTACAGTGACTTGCCAGGGCTTATCCACAAGCTTTCCTGTGGGATCAGCTTCTTATGGATACCCTTCAACATTGATACAAAGTTTATTTGATCCTGACCCTCAACCACAGCAATCTCTATTCAACAATAGGTCTCTGAGCTATTCATCCACCACTAATTTTGGTGCCAACACCAATGAATTATCACCTACTTGGCCTAGGTTTGCTCCCTTTTTGCCAAAGCAACAACCTTGTGGCTTGCACTTCACTAATAACACACCCTTTTGGAATGCCTCCACTGCCGTGGCCACGGCGGGTCTAAATGACAGTATTCGAGCTGGGGTTTTTCCTTCACCACCATCACAATATCTAGTACCAACATTTGAAGAGAAACCCAAGTGTTCCAACCACACGACAAAggtaaatatatatcaaattatatagTTAACCTAAGCTATCTAGCTAGGGTTTGTGGCACTAATTTTTATATGTGGGAATTTCAGCCTATCAGTGAAGATGTTCAAGACTCGGTTTCAGTGGTGAAGAAAAGTGTCAATGAACCTGTATTCAAAAGGCCTAGAATTGAAACCCCATCACCATTACCAACTTTTAAGGTACGATATATTCGATCAAGCTTTTGACTAGTTGAAGTGTTAGAagctttatctttttttattattttaattattcatatatatatatatatatatattttttttttttccttaaagatATGGATGAAAACTTATAGCGTTTTTTCTGTCAGGTTCGGAAAGAGAAACTAGGGGACCGAATAACTGCACTCCAACAATTGGTTTCACCTTTCGGAAAggtagatttttgtttttgttttgttttttttctctacttttttcaAAGAGTACGAATAGAAAGAAAGACCTTTACTTTGTGAAATAATTGAAAGCTTATGACATTGATTCACATTCTTGTTTCAGACTGATACAGCCTCCGTTCTCCACGAAGCTATTGAGTACATCAAGTTCCTCCATGATCAAGTCAGTGTATGTTTGATTATCTTCTTCCTTGTCATGATAATaaacatttaaagaaaaaccctattgggtaaaaaaaaatcaataagttAGAAAAGAATACTATAGAACAAGTGTTAACTAAATTTATGTTTGTAATTTCAGGTTTTAAGTACTCCATATATGAAAAATGGAACTCCAATTCAACACCAACAGGTAAaaaattttctcattcattttgacttttattacttaaaaagattataatagtaataaatgcataaatgggtcacatttgtttttgttgcagGGTTCTGATAAATTGGACTCAGAAGGCCCAAAACAAGATCTAAGGACCCGAGGACTTTGCTTGGTTCCAATTTCAAGCACATATCCAGTTGCTAATGAGACTACAGCTGATTTTTGGACACCAACATTTGGCGGAACATTCAGGTAGAGAACGAAGCCAAAGCTGTTCTACCAAACTAATAGAGTACTAATAGTATCAACAACCCAGCGAAGTTAGGAAtgataattatttcattttcatactTAGAAGCTACAATATTGCCGTGCTGTACCAGTCATGAGCAAAAGCTAAAGACAcaaagaaaagggagaaaaagaaagaaagaaagaaagaaagaaaaggaaatgacACTTCAAAGATGGACAGGCAGTGCTGCTGGGCCAGGTGCAAGCAGAATGATTTAGGCTAGCAAATGATTAGTAGCCTCTGGAAatgagagaatatatatataggtactATTGTAATAACCCCAAGTATTAAATATAGTTAGAGGTGGGTTTAGGACAGGAACAACTACTAAATTCAGCGGAATTTAACACTAATAGTTTTAGATTTAATTttgctattgttgttgttgagaataGCTGAATTTAGCAGGAGGGTGTGATTCATAAAGGCCCTTTTGTTcctgtttatgtatgtgtatagagctggcaccaccaccaccaccatcttttatatatttatttatataaagaaaacagaaaaaaagaagaaataaaaggagattTGTATTGAATTCGTATATATTCAACAAAAGGAGTGAGTGGAGCTTTTGTTTGAATggggtttttaacttttttcttttgtttatatgTTTGGAATGTCGTAGTGGAAGTCAGAGGGCGGCCCACTGTTCCTGCTTTTAGGGTTTCTGGTGAATGATAATGAGAGAGGGGAAAAGAGAGAGTTCAATATGCATGCGcgtgtgtatgtatatgtgcGCGCGTTTGAAACCATATTGGTGTGAATCCATTAGAAGATAAAGATGTGCCAActctcttctctgttttctttatttgaaaTTGATCTATTTTATAGTatagattaaatattataaatcaaAAAATGACGTGATGCACTCTATATATGTTAAATCCAAAAGATATAATCCTAATTTCTGGTCATTCTCCAATTCTATGATATGGATCCTATTctcctcttatatatatatatatatatatatccctacCAAAACATAGggtttgctcaaaaaaaaaaataagctcCTTCACATTAGTCGTTTTGTCCATATAGCAATGTGCGTTTATTTCAGGTACCAAAAGAGAAATTGCATGTATTTCGGTTTCTTCTCTCTtccaaaaagctaaaaaattagGTCCTACGGATGGTGAAACTTGATCAATGGTATAATTATGCCTTCCTAATCATTATGTTTTACTGTATTAAAATACAGGATGACTTCAATTGGACGTTTGTTACAACTTTTTCCAGCATGATTATGTATACAGGCCCTTATTgggtaaatatatattttcgtAGGGAAATGgtaactgtagggacacgattcgcgttaaaccgcagttgagttgggttcgcacgtaaatggacccatacaatatcatttgtagagagtgggatcgaaaggctaagtcatgtttacccagctgtggttttgttaagatatttatgcatggttccagtATATTTGCCTCTGAAGCCCTTTTTCCtttcagtgggactggaggagcctcccttttaggttacatattttttcttttatactcgcatgcgttcaatttccttcgtccacgtgtagggtcgaccctttcaagactgatacttgtcccatcaatctCAGACCTAAGTCattgagagttgttgataaagttaatggataaggctctgttaggcgcagagatatgcatggggaaggtggcaaaggaagcctctcttagatattttagatttcccatTCGAGCACGcccctttacctttctgccctttttcttgggtcaaccgaggactgcactgtcctcggctgcttctccgggccaattgggccacactattcttgaactctggccatgacctttttaggcttgggcctttggacccttcatcagcaaacgGGCCTGGCTCGTcgattattggaccccacaatagcccctcaaaaccctgctgtccggcctcttggtcggagaggggggttttggtaactccGAGCCTTCATTActgctcatttaa contains:
- the LOC126727306 gene encoding transcription factor bHLH112-like isoform X1, yielding MAEEFQTGICGGNWWMNPSRSTFTGSSSPCSMALNDTGSYAWSDMVDMKGRPCEETNSVSDSSIVFQDVQKPQQQADSGSGCGSSSILIDSTLQMMGFGLSSSSTTSDWSQALLRNSGRAESNYNSMLQEEMNSRLNYQQERGVDSTQIQKNWSPKNLSNGGDQQDNSSITAFKSSVSQDFSLDTVSSSTGNCTVTCQGLSTSFPVGSASYGYPSTLIQSLFDPDPQPQQSLFNNRSLSYSSTTNFGANTNELSPTWPRFAPFLPKQQPCGLHFTNNTPFWNASTAVATAGLNDSIRAGVFPSPPSQYLVPTFEEKPKCSNHTTKPISEDVQDSVSVVKKSVNEPVFKRPRIETPSPLPTFKVRKEKLGDRITALQQLVSPFGKTDTASVLHEAIEYIKFLHDQVSVLSTPYMKNGTPIQHQQGSDKLDSEGPKQDLRTRGLCLVPISSTYPVANETTADFWTPTFGGTFRSYNIAVLYQS
- the LOC126727306 gene encoding transcription factor bHLH112-like isoform X3, producing the protein MAEEFQTGICGGNWWMNPSRSTFTGSSSPCSMALNDTGSYAWSDMVDMKGRPCEETNSVSDSSIVFQDVQKPQQQADSGSGCGSSSILIDSTLQMMGFGLSSSSTTSDWSQALLRNSGRAESNYNSMLQEEMNSRLNYQQERGVDSTQIQKNWSPKNLSNGGDQQDNSSITAFKSSVSQDFSLDTVSSSTGNCTVTCQGLSTSFPVGSASYGYPSTLIQSLFDPDPQPQQSLFNNRSLSYSSTTNFGANTNELSPTWPRFAPFLPKQQPCGLHFTNNTPFWNASTAVATAGLNDSIRAGVFPSPPSQYLVPTFEEKPKCSNHTTKPISEDVQDSVSVVKKSVNEPVFKRPRIETPSPLPTFKVRKEKLGDRITALQQLVSPFGKTDTASVLHEAIEYIKFLHDQVLSTPYMKNGTPIQHQQGSDKLDSEGPKQDLRTRGLCLVPISSTYPVANETTADFWTPTFGGTFR
- the LOC126727306 gene encoding transcription factor bHLH112-like isoform X2, coding for MAEEFQTGICGGNWWMNPSRSTFTGSSSPCSMALNDTGSYAWSDMVDMKGRPCEETNSVSDSSIVFQDVQKPQQQADSGSGCGSSSILIDSTLQMMGFGLSSSSTTSDWSQALLRNSGRAESNYNSMLQEEMNSRLNYQQERGVDSTQIQKNWSPKNLSNGGDQQDNSSITAFKSSVSQDFSLDTVSSSTGNCTVTCQGLSTSFPVGSASYGYPSTLIQSLFDPDPQPQQSLFNNRSLSYSSTTNFGANTNELSPTWPRFAPFLPKQQPCGLHFTNNTPFWNASTAVATAGLNDSIRAGVFPSPPSQYLVPTFEEKPKCSNHTTKPISEDVQDSVSVVKKSVNEPVFKRPRIETPSPLPTFKVRKEKLGDRITALQQLVSPFGKTDTASVLHEAIEYIKFLHDQVLSTPYMKNGTPIQHQQGSDKLDSEGPKQDLRTRGLCLVPISSTYPVANETTADFWTPTFGGTFRSYNIAVLYQS